One Arachis hypogaea cultivar Tifrunner chromosome 18, arahy.Tifrunner.gnm2.J5K5, whole genome shotgun sequence genomic window, TTGGGTTTTTCTCTTTTACAAAAAAATGTTTAGTATTAGAAATTAGTAACCAACTTTACCAGTCCATAGGAAGTGTGGGGCCCTCCAAAATCCCTATAAATACATACACATACTCTAACTTTTGGTAGCCACAGTCTTCCATGATCACTAACTATAACTTGTAGGCCATCAACCCTGCATTTTAAGCAGAGTCACTCTGTTCCAACAATGCCATCATTGCTTTCCTCTTCTCTCCTTCAAATGCTTCCTCTTCTATTCTCTCTTATAATCTCACTCATGCTTTGTGGAATCATTGCTGATGAGTCTCCACCTTCACCTGGCTACTACCCTAGTTCCCAAGTTAGTTCTGTTGCCTTTGATCAAGCTTATAGAAACCTTTGGGGACCTCAGCACCAAAGACTAGACCAATCTGGCTCACTAACTATTTGGCTTGACTCTTACTCTGGTACATTATTAAATAATGTGCttcaaaagaaaatgcttgaaaATTTTGCTGAATTGAAATGACACGTTCATGTAACCATGTAACAACTCTATAGCATTATTATGCTTCTTAGACATTTTGAATTTGTTTGTTTAAAACAGGAAGTGGATTCAAGTCAATCCGGCCGTATCGATCCGGATACTTTGGTGCTGCCATTAAGCTTCAATCTGGTTACACTGCAGGAGTGATTACATGTCTCTATGTGAGAATCATTAGTGTATAACTCTTTAATTAAGAATCAATTATGCttcgtgtacactaaaatcaactacCAAAGTCAgctaccagtataaaatacatgtttgaATACAAATACAAATTGATTGTAGCGTAcgaataacattttttattaagaatatatccattattattaattaatttgggAATTGCTGTAGCTTTCAAACAACCAAGACTACCCAGGAGACCATGATGAAGTGGACATTGAGTTCCTTGGTACCATCCCAGGTAAGCAATATGTGCTGCAGACAAATGTGTTCATGAGAGGAAGCGGAGACAAGAATAATGTGATAGGAAGAGAGATGAGGTTTCACCTTTGGTTCGATCCAACACAAGATTTTCACCACTATGCTATTCTATGGACACCCACTGACATCATGTAATCTTTGTTACATATtcataacattattattattttgttatgatTGTTAATATAGATGAATTTGAATGCAGATTTTTGGTGGACGATGTTCCAATAAGGAATTACCCAAGAAAGAATGATGCAACATTCCCTGAAAGAGCAATGTACGTGTACGGATCAATATGGGATGCATCATCATGGGCCACAGAGAATGGTAAATACAAAGCTGATTACAAATACCAACCATTCATTGGAAGATACAAAGATTTCAAGCTCCAAGGTTGCACCACTCAATCTTCCTCCTCATGCCAGCCACCCTCACCTTCACCACCTGGCTACAATTCACTAAGTCCTCAACAGTATAATGCAATGCAATGGGTCCAAAACAATTACTTGGTCTATGACTATTGCCGTGATCCCAATAGAGACCATACCCTTACTCCAGAAtgctaattaattatttatactctTAAAGGGGATGGTAATTGAGATGACCCCACCTGCTTAATTAAAGTGTAATTGCAAGGGCAGTTGAGCGTCCAAGCCACCCCCAACATTCAAGATTGTGATGTATTTGTTGTTTCTGCCAATTGTGTGTTTAATTTTCACTATTACTTATTGAATTAAATAATTCAATTTGGATGCATgtaccaaaatatatatatacatcaatttgtatgctttttctaATATAGGACTATATCTCTTATCTTTCTTTCTAtacattttttgtatttatttttcttaaaagtaattaaatcaatgatagatatatataaacaaaaattcgAATTCATGGTGTGTCATGTATAAGAGAAAAACGGACCATGTTCCCTTGAAAGTTGAAAGTAAGCCGTGTGAAAGATAACTATTGGACTATGTTGCTGAATTATTGGACCCCCCCAAAATAACTATATATTCAATATATAACAGAAAATGATAGTGTTTCTATCACATAGAATTTTCTCAGATCATTCTTTTGATTCTCATTACCATGCGAGTATTAGTTTAGGGTTTTTCTATATGTCATGTGATAGACACATTAAACTATATGGTATG contains:
- the LOC112772283 gene encoding xyloglucan endotransglucosylase/hydrolase protein 31, translated to MPSLLSSSLLQMLPLLFSLIISLMLCGIIADESPPSPGYYPSSQVSSVAFDQAYRNLWGPQHQRLDQSGSLTIWLDSYSGSGFKSIRPYRSGYFGAAIKLQSGYTAGVITCLYLSNNQDYPGDHDEVDIEFLGTIPGKQYVLQTNVFMRGSGDKNNVIGREMRFHLWFDPTQDFHHYAILWTPTDIIFLVDDVPIRNYPRKNDATFPERAMYVYGSIWDASSWATENGKYKADYKYQPFIGRYKDFKLQGCTTQSSSSCQPPSPSPPGYNSLSPQQYNAMQWVQNNYLVYDYCRDPNRDHTLTPEC